A genomic window from Candidatus Methylacidiphilum fumarolicum includes:
- a CDS encoding transposase: protein MNAVCKALLAECCRQFAFRLPALEMGVDHVHCFVSAMPRWALSTIVRLLKGYISRGAIENGS from the coding sequence GTGAACGCGGTCTGTAAGGCTCTCCTCGCCGAATGCTGTCGACAATTCGCCTTTCGGCTGCCAGCTTTGGAAATGGGCGTCGACCATGTGCATTGCTTCGTATCGGCCATGCCTCGTTGGGCTCTTTCAACGATCGTAAGACTGCTCAAGGGTTATATATCCCGCGGGGCTATCGAAAACGGTTCCTGA
- a CDS encoding zinc-dependent alcohol dehydrogenase family protein, with the protein MKAMVLEKPQAPLILKDIPIPDPGPGEILLEVLVCGICRTDLHVVDGELPNPKPNLVPGHEVVGIVRKLGAGAKRFSIGQRVGVPWLGKTCGQCKFCLSGKENLCDHPEFTGYTLDGGYAEWMKADERFCYPIPTLYTDKEAAPLLCAGLIGFRSYRHLAGSERIGFYGFGAAAHILIQIANYQAKAVYSFSRPGDKDSQQFALSLGAVWAGDSTSSPPVPLEGAIIFAPVGSLIPQALQAVEKGGKVVCAGIYMTDIPSFPYKILWGERQIVSVANLTRQDGEEFFKIASNFKIQTHVEVFPLNEANEALERLRKGKVQGALALIPNKEC; encoded by the coding sequence ATGAAAGCAATGGTCTTAGAAAAACCACAAGCTCCTTTGATCTTAAAAGATATTCCCATACCCGATCCAGGTCCTGGAGAAATACTCTTGGAGGTCCTTGTTTGCGGGATTTGCCGGACAGACTTACACGTAGTGGATGGAGAGTTGCCAAATCCAAAACCAAACCTAGTTCCAGGACATGAAGTTGTTGGCATCGTCAGGAAGTTGGGAGCCGGAGCCAAAAGGTTTTCTATAGGACAAAGAGTTGGTGTTCCTTGGTTAGGCAAGACATGCGGGCAATGCAAGTTTTGCCTCTCTGGAAAAGAAAATCTTTGTGATCATCCCGAATTTACTGGCTATACGCTTGATGGTGGCTATGCCGAATGGATGAAAGCAGACGAGAGGTTCTGCTATCCAATACCAACTCTTTATACTGACAAAGAAGCAGCTCCTTTGCTTTGCGCCGGTTTAATTGGTTTTCGCTCCTATAGACATTTAGCAGGTTCTGAACGTATTGGTTTTTATGGATTTGGCGCTGCAGCCCATATCCTTATTCAGATCGCTAATTATCAAGCTAAAGCCGTTTATTCTTTTTCAAGGCCTGGAGATAAAGACAGTCAACAATTCGCTCTTTCTCTGGGAGCCGTATGGGCTGGTGATTCCACTTCTTCTCCGCCCGTTCCACTAGAAGGTGCCATTATTTTTGCTCCTGTTGGATCCTTAATTCCACAAGCCCTTCAAGCCGTAGAAAAAGGGGGAAAGGTAGTCTGCGCAGGGATCTATATGACTGATATTCCATCTTTTCCATACAAAATTTTATGGGGAGAACGCCAAATAGTTTCTGTGGCAAACCTCACAAGACAAGATGGTGAAGAATTTTTTAAAATCGCATCCAACTTTAAGATTCAAACCCATGTCGAAGTCTTCCCTTTAAATGAAGCCAATGAAGCCCTTGAACGGCTAAGAAAGGGAAAAGTTCAAGGGGCCCTTGCCTTAATTCCTAACAAAGAATGCTAA